From one Lysinibacillus sp. G4S2 genomic stretch:
- a CDS encoding transposase, producing the protein MERHRVYFSLANRTYYTNPYAGPWNFELNIDRQALDVFEKIFQQMQLLEISNAWRAQLPYIQYHLDRENDEIDLRLKKIYALVHEYGDADTKAFVEQLPYFNKRV; encoded by the coding sequence ATGGAGCGTCACCGTGTATATTTTTCACTTGCCAATAGAACGTATTATACAAATCCATATGCAGGACCGTGGAACTTTGAACTCAATATAGACCGACAAGCGTTAGACGTTTTTGAAAAAATTTTTCAGCAAATGCAGCTGTTAGAAATTTCAAATGCATGGCGTGCACAATTGCCATATATACAATATCATCTTGATAGAGAAAATGATGAAATTGATTTACGATTAAAAAAAATCTATGCACTCGTTCATGAGTATGGGGATGCGGATACGAAAGCATTTGTGGAACAGCTACCTTACTTCAATAAGCGTGTTTAA
- the ytzI gene encoding YtzI protein, translated as MSLITLLIVAAIIVILITVATIISVNRAYAFKHTVDEKPEQSFHPDKD; from the coding sequence ATGAGTTTAATCACGCTTTTAATTGTAGCAGCGATTATCGTTATTTTAATAACAGTCGCGACTATTATTAGTGTCAATCGCGCATACGCCTTTAAACATACAGTTGATGAAAAACCTGAGCAAAGCTTTCATCCTGATAAAGACTAG
- the yidD gene encoding membrane protein insertion efficiency factor YidD: MKYPFIWLIKFYRKFISPMTPPSCRFYPTCSSYGLEAFQKHGAIKGFYLTIKRISKCQPFHAGGFDPVPEKWPSKKK; this comes from the coding sequence ATGAAATATCCCTTTATATGGCTCATTAAGTTTTACAGAAAATTCATATCACCAATGACGCCGCCATCCTGCCGCTTCTATCCTACATGCTCCTCCTATGGGCTTGAAGCTTTTCAAAAACACGGTGCCATTAAGGGATTCTATTTAACGATTAAGCGTATATCAAAATGCCAACCATTCCATGCTGGAGGCTTTGATCCTGTGCCTGAAAAATGGCCTTCGAAAAAGAAATAA
- a CDS encoding zinc ABC transporter substrate-binding protein → MKKVFLLSLVAVLALFTAACGDKTSTSKQSDKKDKLTIYTTVYPLSYFAQRIGGDFVEVSSIYPAGANEHTFEPTQKDMMNLADADLFFYIGLGLEGFVENAKKTLANEDVTMVATADQVSDEKLAVSTGHTHADEEEAQHDSDHATTEEEHSHAEDAHGHDDHDHGNVDPHVWLSPIISQDLALSIKNALVEKMPEQEATFTANYEALVKELQDLDKDFKAMADKAQEKTFFVSHSAFGYIAGQYGLQQIPIAGLNSQSEPSQKELTTIVDKANDLHIHYILFEQNVSSKLAEVIQKEVGAESLVLHNLSVLTEKDVKNNETYFTLMKKNIQTLNTALNAQK, encoded by the coding sequence ATGAAAAAAGTATTTTTATTAAGTTTAGTTGCAGTTCTTGCCCTATTCACGGCTGCCTGTGGTGATAAAACATCAACATCTAAACAGTCAGATAAAAAGGATAAATTAACAATTTACACAACTGTCTATCCATTAAGTTATTTTGCTCAACGAATTGGTGGCGATTTTGTAGAGGTTTCTTCCATTTACCCTGCTGGCGCCAATGAACACACATTTGAGCCAACACAAAAAGATATGATGAATCTAGCAGATGCTGATTTATTTTTCTATATTGGCTTAGGGCTTGAAGGCTTTGTTGAAAATGCAAAAAAAACTCTAGCTAATGAAGATGTAACAATGGTTGCAACAGCAGATCAAGTTTCAGATGAAAAATTAGCTGTCAGCACTGGTCACACACATGCTGATGAAGAGGAAGCACAGCATGATAGCGACCATGCTACAACTGAAGAAGAGCATAGCCACGCCGAAGACGCACACGGACATGACGATCATGATCACGGAAATGTAGATCCACATGTTTGGCTATCACCAATTATCAGTCAAGACTTAGCACTTTCCATTAAAAACGCTCTAGTTGAAAAAATGCCCGAACAAGAAGCTACATTTACAGCTAACTACGAGGCATTAGTAAAAGAACTACAAGATTTAGACAAAGATTTTAAAGCAATGGCTGATAAAGCGCAAGAGAAGACGTTCTTCGTATCACATTCAGCATTTGGCTATATCGCTGGTCAATACGGCCTACAACAAATTCCAATAGCAGGTTTAAACTCACAAAGTGAACCTTCTCAAAAGGAACTAACGACGATTGTTGATAAAGCGAATGATTTGCACATTCACTACATCTTATTCGAGCAAAATGTCTCTTCTAAATTAGCCGAGGTCATCCAAAAAGAGGTTGGAGCAGAGTCACTTGTCTTGCATAATTTAAGCGTTTTAACAGAGAAAGATGTTAAAAATAACGAAACTTACTTCACTCTTATGAAAAAAAATATTCAAACTTTAAATACTGCATTAAATGCTCAAAAATAA
- a CDS encoding transglutaminase domain-containing protein, producing the protein MRKYIYNVIIIVFVLQMSHVQVFANYEQNNMETANSVETLQFQIQKQVMQLSTEFDIRYTGDTSEIKDELSELTKHAIQDPYIYANISSFKWKYDGYANNIVIRFEFTYHISQEEEAFVEQTLTNIIAPMHGLSELQKIQAAHDFIVLSAEYSKETEGSQYSPYTLLMENKGVCQAYALVLYRMLEMLDFEVQYVPGKVGEQLHAWVLVKLDNAWYHIDATWDDPLPDQKGEVRYKYFLVSDRQLAQDHSWDFASFPAATSEAYIDLQRTSKVEVLTKPILDSYFSVDKGLSILSKNKQIVKQLIEQPRQLLKGSKSNDSAQLHLNKWEPIILESNIAQIKAEQKEKHDMVKMKKRLISIYRTEKRMPQEKYVIIKEVPHTIFGAPPFSFIFEHLMQYLKFEYFFS; encoded by the coding sequence ATGAGAAAATATATATATAATGTCATCATTATAGTATTTGTTTTACAAATGAGTCATGTGCAAGTATTCGCAAACTACGAACAAAATAATATGGAAACAGCTAACTCAGTAGAGACACTACAATTTCAAATTCAAAAACAAGTTATGCAATTGTCTACTGAATTTGACATTCGTTATACTGGTGATACGTCGGAAATTAAAGATGAACTATCAGAGCTTACTAAACATGCTATTCAAGATCCATATATTTACGCCAATATTTCTAGTTTTAAATGGAAATATGATGGCTATGCCAATAATATTGTCATTAGATTTGAATTTACTTATCATATTTCACAGGAAGAGGAGGCATTTGTAGAACAGACTTTGACGAATATTATTGCACCTATGCATGGATTAAGTGAATTGCAGAAAATCCAGGCTGCACATGATTTTATCGTACTATCTGCTGAATATTCAAAGGAAACCGAAGGAAGTCAGTATTCTCCCTACACATTGCTTATGGAAAATAAGGGAGTGTGTCAGGCATATGCCCTAGTCCTTTATCGAATGCTAGAAATGCTAGACTTTGAGGTACAATATGTACCTGGAAAAGTAGGGGAACAGCTACATGCATGGGTGTTAGTAAAGCTTGATAATGCATGGTATCATATCGACGCTACGTGGGATGATCCATTACCTGATCAGAAGGGTGAGGTACGTTATAAATATTTTTTAGTTTCTGATCGCCAATTAGCACAGGATCACTCTTGGGACTTTGCGAGCTTCCCCGCAGCAACAAGTGAAGCCTATATAGATCTTCAAAGAACTAGTAAGGTTGAAGTTCTTACAAAACCAATATTGGATAGTTATTTTTCTGTTGATAAAGGACTATCTATTTTAAGTAAAAATAAACAAATAGTAAAACAATTAATAGAACAGCCTAGACAGCTTTTAAAAGGTAGTAAAAGCAATGACTCTGCTCAGTTGCATCTAAATAAATGGGAACCCATCATTTTAGAAAGTAATATAGCGCAAATAAAGGCTGAGCAAAAGGAAAAACATGATATGGTAAAAATGAAAAAGAGGCTAATCAGTATTTATAGAACGGAAAAACGAATGCCACAAGAAAAATACGTCATAATAAAGGAGGTGCCCCATACGATTTTCGGGGCACCTCCTTTCTCATTTATTTTTGAGCATTTAATGCAGTATTTAAAGTTTGAATATTTTTTTTCATAA